One Streptomyces sp. CG4 genomic window, CGGGGAGTGCGGGGCCCGCTGGAAGACGACGGCGATCTCCGTCACGCGCCGGCCGAGGCGCTTGCCGGTGCGCAGATAGAAGGGGACACCCGCCCAGCGGCGGTTGTCGATCTCCAGCTTGATCGCGGCGTAGGTGTCGGTCTTCGACTTGGCGTCGATGCCGTCCTCTTCGAGGTAGCCGATGACCTTCTCGCCGCCCTGCCAGCCGCCCGCGTACTGACCGCGCACGGTGCTGCGGCCCAGGTCCTTCGGCAGCCGTACGGCGCCGAGCACCTTCTCCTTCTCCGCGGCCAGCGCGTCCGCGCCGAAGGAGGCGGGCTCCTCCATGGCCGTGAGGGCCATGAGCTGGAGCAGGTGGTTCTGGATGACGTCACGGGCGGCGCCGATGCCGTCGTAGTAGCCGGCGCGGCCGCCGATGCCGATGTCCTCGGCCATGGTGATCTGCACGTGGTCCACGAAGGACCGGTTCCAGATCGGCTCGAACATGGTGTTGGCGAAGCGCAGCGCCAGGATGTTCTGGACGGTCTCCTTGCCGAGGTAGTGGTCGATCCGGAACACCTGCTCCGGCTCGAACACCTCGTGCACGACCTTGTTCAGCTCCTCGGCCGACGTCAGGTCGTGGCCGAACGGCTTCTCGATGACCGCGCGCCGCCAGGAACCGCCGCTCTGGTCGGCCAGCCCGTGCTTCTTCAGCTGCTGGATGACCACCGGGAAGGAGCGCGGCGGCACCGACAGGTAGAAGGCGAAGTTGCCGCCCGTGCCCTGTGCCTTGTCCAGCTCCTCGATGGTGGCGCGCAGCCGCTCGAAGGCATCGTCGTCGTCGAAGGTGCCCTGGACGAAGCGCATCCCCTGGATGAGCTGCTGCCAGACCTCCTCCCGGAACGGCGTACGGGCGTGCGCCTTGACGGCGTCGTGGACCTCGGCGGCGAAGTCCTCGTTCTCCCACTCGCGGCGGGCGAAGCCCACCAGCGAGAAGCCCGGCGGCAGCAGACCCCGGTTGGCGAGGTCGTACACCGCGGGCATCAGCTTCTTGCGGGACAGGTCGCCCGTGACACCGAAGATGACCAGACCCGACGGCCCCGCGATACGCGGGAGCCGTCGGTCGGCCGGGTCACGAAGCGGGTTCGCTCCGGAACCGGTAAGGGGGGACAAGTCAGCCCTCCGAAGGAGCGAGGCGCTCGAGCTCCGCCTGGGTGGACTTCAGCAGGTCGTTCCAGGACGCCTCGAACTTCTCGACGCCCTCGTCCTCCAGCACCTGCACCACGTCGTCGTACGAGATGCCGAGCTCCTCGATCGCGTCGATCTCGGCGCGGGCCTGCTCGTAGGTGCCGGCGATGGTGTTGCCGGTGACCTCGCCGTGGTCGTCGGTGGCCTCCAGCGTGGCCTCCGGCATGGTGTTGACCGTGTTCGGCGCGACCAGCTCGGTGACGTACAGCGTGTCCGGGTACGCCGGGTCCTTCACACCGGTCGACGCCCACAGCGGACGCTGCCTGTTGGCGCCCGCGTTCTCCAGGGCGCTCCAGCGGTCCGAGGCGAACACCTCCTCGTACGCCTGGTAGGCGAGGCGCGCGTTGGCGACGGCGGCCTTGCCGCGCAGCGCCTTGGCCTCGTCGGTGCCGAGGTCGTTCAGGCGCTTGTCGATCTCGGTGTCCACGCGGGACACGAAGAAGGACGCCACGGAGCGGATGAGCGACAGGTCCAGGCCGCGCTCCTTCGCCTTCTCCAGGCCGGCCAGGTAGGCGGCCATGACCTCGCGGTAGCGCTCCAGGGAGAAGATCAGCGTGACGTTGACGCTGATGCCGAGGCCGATGACCTCGGTGATCGCCGGCAGCCCCGCCTTGGTGGCCGGGATCTTGATCAGGGTGTTGGGCCGGTCGACCAGCCAGGCCAGCTGCTTGGCCTCGGCGACGGTGGCCGCCGTGTTGTGCGCGAGGCGCGGGTCGACCTCGATGGAGACCCGGCCGTCCTGGCCGCCGGTGGCGTCGAAGACGGGGCGCAGGATGTCGGCGGCGTCGCGGACGTCCGCCGTGGTGATCATGCGGATGGCCTCTTCGACGGTGACCTTGCGGGCGGCGAGGTCCGTGACCTGCTGCTGGTAGCCGTCGCCGCCGCTGATCGCCTTCTGGAAGATCGTCGGGTTGGTGGTGACGCCCACGACGTGCTGCTGGTCGATCAGCTCGGCGAGGTTGCCGGACGTGATCCGCTTGCGCGACAGGTCGTCCAGCCAGATCGCGACGCCTTCTTCGGAGAGGCGCTTGAGTGCGTCTGTCATGGAATTACATCTCCTACGTGTCGTATATGAGCGTCAGCGCTGGGCGGCGGCGAGGGATTCCCGGGCCTTGTCGGCCACATTCTCGGCAGTGAAGCCGAACTCGCGGAAGAGCACCTTGCCGTCGGCGGAAGCACCGAAGTGCTCCAGGGAAACGATGCGGCCGGCGTCCCCGACGTAGCGGTACCAGGTCAGCCCGATGCCCGCCTCCACGGCCACGCGGGCCCTGACGGACGGCGGGAGCACGGAGTCCTTGTACGCCTGGTCCTGCTCCTCGAACCACTCGACGGACGGCATCGACACGACACGCGTGGCAACGCCCTCGGCCTGCAGCTGCTCACGCGCCTCGACGGCCACGTGCACCTCGGAACCGGTGGCGATCAGGATCACCTGCGGCTCGCCGCCCTCGGCCTCGAACAGCACGTAACCGCCGCGCGCCGCGTCCTCGTTGGGCTCGTACGTCGGCACGCCCTGGCGGGTGAGCGCGAGGCCGTGCGGTGCGCCCTTGCCGAACTCCTTGGTGTAGCGGCCCAGGATCTCGCGCCAGGCGATCGCCGTCTCGTTGGCGTCCGCCGGGCGGACGACGTTCAGACCGGGGATCGCGCGCAGCGAGGCCAGGTGCTCGACCGGCTGGTGGGTGGGGCCGTCCTCGCCGAGACCGATGGAGTCGTGCGTCCACACGTACGTCACCGGCAGGTGCATCAGGGCCGACAGGCGCACCGCGTTGCGCATGTAGTCGGAGAAGACGAGGAACGTGCCGCCGTACACACGGGTGTTGCCGTGCAGCGTGATGCCGTTCATCTCGGCACCCATGGAGTGCTCGCGGATGCCGAAGTGGATCGTACGGCCGTACGGGTTGGCCTCGGGCAGCGGGTTGCCCTCGGGCAGGAAGGAGCTCTCCTTGTCGATGGTCGTGTTGTTCGAGCCGGCGAGGTCGGCGGAGCCGCCCCACAGCTCGGGGACCACCGCGCCGAGCGCCTGCAGCACCTTGCCGGAGGCGGCACGCGTGGCGACGCCCTTGCCCGGCTCGAAGACCGGGATCTTCTCCTCCCAGCCGGTGGGCAGCTCGCCCTTGCTGATCCGGTCGAACTCGGCGGCCCGCTCCGGGTTGTCGTCCCGCCACAGCTGCAGGGACTTCTCCCACTCGGCCTTCGCCTGCGCGCCGCGCTCCAGGGCCTTGCGGGTGTGGGTGATGACCTCGTCCTCGACGGCGAAGTGCTGCTCGGGGTCGAAGCCGAGGACGCGCTTGGTGGCCGCGACCTCGTCCTCGCCCAGCGCCGAGCCGTGCGCGGCCTCGGTGTTCTGGGCGCTCGGGGCCGGCCAGGCGATGATCGAGCGCATCGCGATGAAGGACGGCCGGTCCGTGACCGCCTTGGCCTTCTGGACGGCGTCGTAGATGGCGGCCGGGTCCAGGTCGCCGTTGTCCTGGGCCTCGACGCGCTGCACATGCCAGCCGTAGGCCTCGTAGCGCTTGACGGTGTCCTCGGACACGGCCGTCTCGGTGTCGCCCTCGATCGAGATGTGGTTGTCGTCCCACAGCAGGATCAGGTTGCCGAGCTTCTGGTGGCCCGCGAGCGAGGAGGCCTCGGCGGAGATGCCCTCCTGGAGGCAGCCGTCACCGGCGATGCAGTAGACGAAGTGGTCGAAGGGGGACTCGCCCTGCGGCGCGTCCGGGTCGAACAGGCCGCGCTCGTAGCGGGCGGCCATCGCCATGCCCACCGCGTTGGCGACACCCTGGCCGAGCGGGCCGGTGGTGGTCTCGACGCCCTTGGTGTGCCCGTACTCCGGGTGGCCCGGGGTCTTCGAGCCCCAGGTGCGGAAGGACTCCAGGTCCGCCAGCTCCAGGCCGAAGCCGGCCAGGTAGAGCTGGGTGTAGAGGGTCAGGGACGAGTGGCCGGCGGACAGCACGAAGCGGTCGCGCCCCACCCACTCCGGGTCGGCCGGGTCGTGCCGCATCACCTTCTGGAAGAGGGTGTAGGCGGCCGGCGCCAGGCTCATCGCCGTACCGGGATGGCCGTTGCCGACCTTCTGTACGGCGTCGGCGGCCAGGACACGGGCGGTGTCCACGGCCCGCTGGTCCAGGTCGGTCCACTCAAGGTCTGTGGTGGTCGGCTTGGTGCTCACCCTGGGTCAGGGCTCCTCTCCACATGTCGGTCGCCGGTCTCGGGGCATGCGCGCCCACCCGGCCGCCGGCGTGCTTCTGCCCGCCGGCCGCTGCCGAGCCTACCCCCGTGAGCACGTGCGTTTTTTCGACTCATTCCAGACTGCCGGGAGTCTGTGCGATCCGCCTCCCGACTGGCCGACACGCCATTTGGCACATGAATACGGAGCCTGTCATCTGAGCGCTCAATCGAGAGGTAGCACCCCTCTTATGGGACGTACGCCAACACGACCCCACCCCCGCGAAGGCCGGGGTATGGGCAACGTCTAAAGTGGCGTGGTACGCGCGAGCCTTTACCGCCACTTCACACGGGGAGGCTTGCTGGGATGTCTCTGTCAGGGGTGTGCGTGACGGCCGTCGAATCACGTCCAGCGGGCGTGCTGGGTGGTGCGAGCCAGGGCCCGGTTCACCGGCCGTTCGGGGCTCGTGTCAAGGCGTTCGTGGCGCTGACCAAGCCGCGGATCATCGAGCTGCTGCTCATCACCACCGTTCCGGTGATGTTCCTGGCGCAGCAGGGTGTGCCCGATCTGAAGCTGGTCCTGCTGACCTGTGTCGGCGGCTACCTCTCGGCGGGCGGCGCCAACGCGCTGAACATGTACATCGACCGGGACATCGACGCCCTGATGGACCGCACCTCGCAGCGGCCGCTGGTGACCGGCATGGTCAGCCCGCGCGAGTGCCTGGCCTTCGGCATCACCCTCGCGGTCGTCTCGACGCTGCTCTTCGGTCTCACCGTCAACTGGCTGAGCGCCTGGCTCTCGCTCGGCGCGCTCCTCTTCTATGTCGTCGTCTACACGATGATCCTCAAGCGGCGTACGTCGCAGAACATCGTGTGGGGCGGCATCGCCGGCTGTCTGCCGGTGCTGATCGGCTGGTCCTCCGTCACGAACTCGATGTCCTGGGCGCCGGTCATCCTCTTCCTCGTCATGTTCTTCTGGACGCCGCCGCACTACTGGCCGCTGTCCATGAAGGTCAAGGAGGACTACGCGCGCGTGGGCGTGCCGATGCTCCCGGTCATCGCGTCCAACAAGGTCGTCGCCCGGCAGATCGTCATCTACAGCTGGGTGATGGTCCTGGTCTCGCTGCTCCTCACCCCGCTCGGCTACACCGGCTGGTTCTACACGGTGGTCGCCCTCGCGGCCGGCGGCTTCTGGCTCTGGGAGGCGCACGGCCTGCAGAACCGGGCGAAGGCCGAGGTGACCGGCGTGAAGCTGAAGGAGATGCGGCTCTTCCACTGGTCGATCACGTACGTGTCGATCCTCTTCGTCGCGGTCGCGGTGGACCCGTTCCTGCGCTGACACACGCCGGGCGTACGTCACAGGGGCCCGCTCTCGCCAGCCGATCTACTCGT contains:
- the zwf gene encoding glucose-6-phosphate dehydrogenase: MSPLTGSGANPLRDPADRRLPRIAGPSGLVIFGVTGDLSRKKLMPAVYDLANRGLLPPGFSLVGFARREWENEDFAAEVHDAVKAHARTPFREEVWQQLIQGMRFVQGTFDDDDAFERLRATIEELDKAQGTGGNFAFYLSVPPRSFPVVIQQLKKHGLADQSGGSWRRAVIEKPFGHDLTSAEELNKVVHEVFEPEQVFRIDHYLGKETVQNILALRFANTMFEPIWNRSFVDHVQITMAEDIGIGGRAGYYDGIGAARDVIQNHLLQLMALTAMEEPASFGADALAAEKEKVLGAVRLPKDLGRSTVRGQYAGGWQGGEKVIGYLEEDGIDAKSKTDTYAAIKLEIDNRRWAGVPFYLRTGKRLGRRVTEIAVVFQRAPHSPFDHTATEELGQNAIVIRVQPDEGITVRFGSKVPGTSMEIRDVSMDFAYGESFTESSPEAYERLILDVLLGDANLFPRTEEVELSWKILDPIEAYWDKHGKPAQYKSGTWGPVEADEMLARDGRSWRRP
- the tkt gene encoding transketolase, which encodes MSTKPTTTDLEWTDLDQRAVDTARVLAADAVQKVGNGHPGTAMSLAPAAYTLFQKVMRHDPADPEWVGRDRFVLSAGHSSLTLYTQLYLAGFGLELADLESFRTWGSKTPGHPEYGHTKGVETTTGPLGQGVANAVGMAMAARYERGLFDPDAPQGESPFDHFVYCIAGDGCLQEGISAEASSLAGHQKLGNLILLWDDNHISIEGDTETAVSEDTVKRYEAYGWHVQRVEAQDNGDLDPAAIYDAVQKAKAVTDRPSFIAMRSIIAWPAPSAQNTEAAHGSALGEDEVAATKRVLGFDPEQHFAVEDEVITHTRKALERGAQAKAEWEKSLQLWRDDNPERAAEFDRISKGELPTGWEEKIPVFEPGKGVATRAASGKVLQALGAVVPELWGGSADLAGSNNTTIDKESSFLPEGNPLPEANPYGRTIHFGIREHSMGAEMNGITLHGNTRVYGGTFLVFSDYMRNAVRLSALMHLPVTYVWTHDSIGLGEDGPTHQPVEHLASLRAIPGLNVVRPADANETAIAWREILGRYTKEFGKGAPHGLALTRQGVPTYEPNEDAARGGYVLFEAEGGEPQVILIATGSEVHVAVEAREQLQAEGVATRVVSMPSVEWFEEQDQAYKDSVLPPSVRARVAVEAGIGLTWYRYVGDAGRIVSLEHFGASADGKVLFREFGFTAENVADKARESLAAAQR
- a CDS encoding heme o synthase, translated to MSLSGVCVTAVESRPAGVLGGASQGPVHRPFGARVKAFVALTKPRIIELLLITTVPVMFLAQQGVPDLKLVLLTCVGGYLSAGGANALNMYIDRDIDALMDRTSQRPLVTGMVSPRECLAFGITLAVVSTLLFGLTVNWLSAWLSLGALLFYVVVYTMILKRRTSQNIVWGGIAGCLPVLIGWSSVTNSMSWAPVILFLVMFFWTPPHYWPLSMKVKEDYARVGVPMLPVIASNKVVARQIVIYSWVMVLVSLLLTPLGYTGWFYTVVALAAGGFWLWEAHGLQNRAKAEVTGVKLKEMRLFHWSITYVSILFVAVAVDPFLR
- the tal gene encoding transaldolase, whose translation is MTDALKRLSEEGVAIWLDDLSRKRITSGNLAELIDQQHVVGVTTNPTIFQKAISGGDGYQQQVTDLAARKVTVEEAIRMITTADVRDAADILRPVFDATGGQDGRVSIEVDPRLAHNTAATVAEAKQLAWLVDRPNTLIKIPATKAGLPAITEVIGLGISVNVTLIFSLERYREVMAAYLAGLEKAKERGLDLSLIRSVASFFVSRVDTEIDKRLNDLGTDEAKALRGKAAVANARLAYQAYEEVFASDRWSALENAGANRQRPLWASTGVKDPAYPDTLYVTELVAPNTVNTMPEATLEATDDHGEVTGNTIAGTYEQARAEIDAIEELGISYDDVVQVLEDEGVEKFEASWNDLLKSTQAELERLAPSEG